In Feifania hominis, the following are encoded in one genomic region:
- a CDS encoding ABC transporter permease has translation MNTTKEKTPAAEKQGGKRTLQSLRALAGTYASVFALIAIVVVFLIINPSFLNRFNTKNLLTNMAPLLVMACGATYVRLLGSLDLSMGAVCSCANVMLIRLFPSLGAGAYVVAILFGMLTGVILGLIHTKLKIPSFIASLGMMNVYNSVALLITPMPMTIPAEYRSLINWGKTSFGVINMMTIVSVLIMVIAYFVQKKSVLGKSLSLIGANERAARISGIRVDRTKIFAFTVCGAGSALAGVLLAIKLQSSAPTVGSPFTLLAVAAVLLGGTSMTGGKGSVLMTLTGVMMVTVIENGMTIIGVDAFWSQIVFGGLIIVAMALTSDRSTKNLMVK, from the coding sequence ATGAACACAACAAAGGAAAAGACGCCGGCTGCCGAAAAGCAGGGCGGAAAGCGGACCCTCCAGTCGCTCAGAGCTCTCGCGGGGACCTACGCGAGCGTGTTTGCGCTGATCGCCATTGTCGTGGTCTTTCTGATCATCAATCCGAGTTTTCTCAACCGGTTCAATACGAAGAATCTTCTGACCAATATGGCGCCGCTTCTTGTCATGGCCTGCGGCGCGACCTATGTGCGGCTGCTCGGCTCGCTCGATCTGTCAATGGGCGCGGTCTGCTCCTGCGCAAACGTCATGCTCATCCGGCTCTTCCCGAGCCTTGGGGCGGGGGCCTATGTGGTGGCGATTCTCTTCGGCATGCTGACGGGCGTGATTCTCGGACTCATCCACACGAAGCTGAAAATCCCGTCGTTCATCGCCTCGCTCGGCATGATGAACGTCTACAACAGCGTGGCTCTGCTCATCACGCCGATGCCCATGACCATCCCCGCGGAGTACCGCAGCCTGATCAACTGGGGCAAGACCTCATTTGGCGTGATCAACATGATGACCATCGTCTCGGTGCTCATCATGGTCATCGCGTACTTTGTGCAGAAGAAGAGCGTGCTCGGCAAGAGCCTGAGCCTCATCGGAGCCAATGAGCGCGCGGCGCGCATCTCGGGCATCCGGGTGGACCGCACCAAGATTTTTGCCTTTACGGTCTGCGGCGCGGGCAGTGCGCTCGCAGGAGTGCTGCTTGCGATCAAGCTGCAGAGCTCAGCCCCCACGGTGGGTTCGCCCTTTACGCTTCTGGCGGTGGCGGCGGTGCTGCTCGGCGGCACATCCATGACGGGAGGCAAGGGCAGCGTGCTGATGACGCTGACCGGCGTCATGATGGTGACGGTGATTGAGAACGGGATGACCATCATCGGCGTCGACGCCTTTTGGAGCCAGATTGTCTTCGGCGGGCTTATCATTGTCGCCATGGCGCTGACAAGCGACCGCTCCACAAAGAATTTGATGGTGAAATAG
- a CDS encoding MBL fold metallo-hydrolase, whose product MKITLLVENHSLFNKFYNAEHGFSAWVEDEDKKILYDTAYSDKFIHNAEAMGIDLRTADYVIISHNHYDHSGGLKYLIQYYEKNAMYRKPVLLMSDPEIMTPRYQFTWNCSLGMDVSMEVLHKFFDVQFVPGPLWLTKNLCYMGKCEITNDFEREVPQSPKILRDGKWCDDFVDEDTQLCYRHADGKNCSVLAACAHYGIANIMEYAKKLTGASHVHTYLGGSHLRSDEVTQHQMDKTCEYVRNEKIDRFYICHDTDLPCVLQLANACPAMEAGVGLVVECE is encoded by the coding sequence ATGAAAATAACTCTGCTCGTGGAAAACCACAGTCTCTTCAACAAGTTTTACAACGCGGAACACGGTTTCTCCGCCTGGGTCGAGGACGAGGACAAGAAGATCCTCTATGACACGGCCTACTCGGATAAATTCATCCACAACGCCGAGGCGATGGGCATCGACCTGCGCACGGCGGACTATGTGATCATCTCGCACAACCACTACGATCACAGCGGGGGGCTGAAATACCTCATTCAGTACTATGAAAAAAACGCCATGTACCGCAAGCCTGTTCTGCTGATGAGCGACCCCGAGATCATGACGCCGCGCTACCAGTTCACCTGGAACTGTTCGCTCGGCATGGACGTAAGCATGGAAGTGCTGCACAAGTTCTTTGATGTGCAGTTTGTGCCGGGGCCGCTGTGGCTGACCAAAAACCTCTGCTACATGGGCAAGTGTGAGATCACAAACGACTTTGAGCGCGAAGTGCCCCAGAGCCCGAAGATTCTGCGCGACGGCAAGTGGTGCGACGACTTTGTCGACGAGGACACCCAGCTCTGCTACCGCCATGCGGACGGCAAAAATTGCAGCGTGCTCGCCGCTTGCGCGCACTACGGCATCGCCAACATCATGGAGTACGCCAAAAAGCTCACGGGTGCGAGCCATGTTCACACCTATCTCGGCGGGTCGCATCTGCGCTCGGATGAGGTGACGCAGCACCAGATGGACAAAACCTGCGAGTATGTGAGAAACGAGAAAATCGACCGCTTTTATATCTGTCACGACACGGATCTGCCCTGTGTGCTGCAGCTTGCCAACGCCTGCCCGGCGATGGAGGCGGGCGTGGGCCTCGTCGTGGAATGCGAATAG
- a CDS encoding thiolase family protein, whose amino-acid sequence MFEDVVVVSAARTAVGSFGGSLRELETTKLAEIVIREAIARAGIPAGQVEETVLGCVGQYGLNGFLARIASLNAGCAETSTAQTVNRLCASGLQAIVTAATAIDHGDLSVAVAGGAESMSNFPFCSYKTRFGARMGDTVLKDALTTALAEPFTGTHIAITAENIAVKYGLTRQELDEYALMSQQRAAAAIKAGYFTEEIVPVEIDTKKGSVIFDTDEHPRETSLEKLAALRPLFKKDGVVTAGNASGVNDAAAAVVLMSAKTAAASGCSPLARVVDYALAGVDPNYMGMGPVGATEKLLEKTGLKREEIGLYELNEAFAAQALVCIRELGLDMERVNVNGSGISLGHPIGATGAIISIKLINEMKRRDVRYGIATLCIGGGQGLSVLYENL is encoded by the coding sequence ATGTTTGAAGATGTAGTCGTCGTCTCGGCCGCGAGAACGGCCGTGGGGAGCTTTGGCGGCTCCCTGCGGGAGCTTGAGACGACAAAGCTCGCCGAAATTGTCATCCGCGAGGCGATTGCGCGCGCGGGCATTCCGGCCGGGCAGGTGGAGGAGACCGTGCTCGGCTGCGTGGGGCAGTATGGTCTCAACGGCTTTCTCGCGCGCATCGCCTCGCTGAATGCCGGCTGCGCCGAAACGAGCACGGCCCAGACTGTCAATCGCCTGTGCGCCTCGGGACTTCAGGCCATTGTGACGGCTGCGACGGCCATTGACCACGGCGATCTGTCGGTGGCCGTCGCGGGCGGCGCCGAGAGCATGAGCAATTTTCCGTTTTGCTCCTACAAGACGCGCTTCGGCGCCCGAATGGGCGACACGGTACTCAAGGATGCGCTGACAACTGCGCTTGCCGAGCCTTTCACCGGCACGCACATTGCCATCACGGCGGAGAACATTGCCGTCAAGTACGGGCTGACCAGACAGGAGCTCGACGAGTATGCTCTCATGAGTCAGCAGCGCGCTGCCGCCGCTATCAAGGCGGGGTACTTTACAGAGGAGATTGTCCCTGTGGAGATTGACACAAAGAAGGGCAGCGTGATCTTTGACACCGACGAGCACCCCCGTGAGACGTCGCTTGAAAAGCTGGCCGCACTTCGACCGCTGTTTAAAAAGGACGGCGTCGTCACGGCGGGCAACGCCTCCGGCGTGAACGATGCGGCGGCGGCCGTTGTGCTCATGAGCGCAAAGACTGCCGCGGCAAGCGGATGCAGCCCCCTGGCGCGGGTCGTCGACTACGCGCTGGCGGGCGTAGACCCGAACTACATGGGCATGGGGCCGGTCGGCGCGACCGAAAAGCTGCTTGAGAAAACCGGTCTCAAAAGAGAGGAAATCGGTCTCTATGAGCTCAACGAGGCCTTTGCCGCGCAGGCGCTCGTCTGCATTCGCGAGCTCGGGCTCGACATGGAGAGAGTCAACGTCAACGGAAGCGGCATTTCGCTCGGCCACCCCATCGGGGCGACGGGCGCGATCATCTCGATCAAACTCATCAACGAGATGAAACGCCGGGATGTGCGCTACGGCATCGCGACGCTCTGCATCGGCGGCGGGCAGGGGCTCTCGGTTCTCTACGAGAACCTCTGA